Proteins found in one Primulina eburnea isolate SZY01 chromosome 16, ASM2296580v1, whole genome shotgun sequence genomic segment:
- the LOC140817394 gene encoding uncharacterized protein: protein MSIHPSTFATIEPSRYITFTIPNSPASRHHLLRIAVLDSPAVTISDANGFDAATAAMWVPKGRESDWIFSTFSGHLHLLLSSPTSSPLSRLILISDSQSYACHASSVQPNVAPLVLALTPKSAFLDNGEVPEIPFLIYEDEVVTGSILETCEGPCVGEMLIENVELRNDDSVVREFRRRLRFKRMPNLVQTQMRIRPKNKFLCEELHDMEFELDDDVLVHPYLSPMVAGISVISACLEERIQDGFRPKALCLGVGGGALIGFLSKKLDFEVVGVEIDVVVSEVAKRHFGLGNNELIHLHVGDGIEFLSDLAMKVDGAFKLDVIMVDLDSCDASMGSYAPPMEFVQKYVLLAARAILHETGVVVINIIPSSESFYGRLIREFEEVFEELYEIDVENEENLVLIATKSRIECFDTRSDTFFDKLKACVPRSYMDSMRKISKTGRPVL, encoded by the coding sequence ATGTCAATTCATCCCTCCACCTTCGCAACGATCGAACCATCCCGCTACATCACCTTCACAATCCCAAATTCTCCGGCCTCCCGCCACCATCTTCTCCGCATCGCCGTCCTAGATTCACCCGCCGTGACCATCAGCGACGCCAATGGATTTGACGCCGCCACCGCAGCCATGTGGGTGCCAAAAGGCCGCGAATCAGATTGGATTTTCTCCACTTTCTCCGGCCACCTCCACCTCCTCCTTTCTTCGCCAACTTCCTCGCCTCTCTCACGTTTGATCCTGATTTCCGATTCACAATCATACGCCTGCCACGCTTCCTCAGTCCAACCAAATGTCGCCCCTCTGGTATTGGCGCTGACCCCCAAATCTGCTTTTCTTGATAACGGTGAAGTTCCGGAGATACCATTCTTGATATACGAAGATGAAGTGGTCACAGGTTCAATCTTGGAGACTTGTGAAGGGCCTTGTGTTGGTGAAATGCTGATAGAGAACGTTGAGTTGAGGAATGACGATAGCGTTGTTCGAGAATTTAGGAGGAGGTTGAGGTTTAAGAGAATGCCGAATTTGGTACAAACCCAGATGAGAATTCGCccgaaaaataagtttttatgCGAAGAATTGCATGATATGGAATTTGAATTAGATGACGATGTATTGGTCCATCCATATCTGAGTCCCATGGTGGCTGGCATTTCAGTCATTAGCGCATGTTTGGAAGAGCGGATTCAAGATGGATTTAGGCCGAAAGCTCTGTGTCTGGGGGTGGGAGGAGGGGCATTGATTGGATTTTTGAGTAAAAAGTTGGATTTCGAGGTTGTAGGAGTGGAAATAGATGTCGTGGTCTCGGAAGTTGCGAAGAGGCATTTTGGACTGGGGAACAATGAGCTTATCCATCTACATGTCGGTGATGGGATCGAATTTCTTAGTGATCTAGCGATGAAAGTGGACGGGGCTTTTAAGTTAGACGTTATAATGGTTGATCTGGATTCATGTGATGCATCAATGGGAAGTTATGCTCCGCCTATGGAGTTTGTGCAAAAATATGTTCTTTTAGCTGCGAGAGCCATTCTCCATGAGACCGGCGTCGTCGTTATAAATATCATTCCTTCGAGTGAGTCGTTTTATGGGAGGTTGATTAGAGAGTTTGAAGAGGTGTTTGAAGAgttgtatgagattgatgttGAAAATGAGGAAAACCTTGTTCTTATTGCCACTAAATCGAGAATTGAGTGTTTTGATACCCGCAGTGACACATTCTTTGATAAGTTGAAGGCGTGCGTTCCAAGATCTTACATGGATTCCATGAGGAAGATTTCAAAGACAGGTCGTCCTGTACTCTAA
- the LOC140817389 gene encoding E3 ubiquitin-protein ligase ATL59-like isoform X2, which produces MIFSGINLVMMVIGFAVSTLFIVFVCTRLIWARIYLTATRRSLARASRSDAGILERGLHCLEPLEVSKFPVKKYGELCSSSKENALCTVCLSEYHNEDMLRILPVCGHSFHSACIDTWLHQHITCPVCRISLRDLPERKWCSLRSNDTRIMGPIQERDGPDGRVGGTILIDRDRMDKDSVNLKVESPSNQ; this is translated from the exons atgatattttcagGTATTAATTTGGTGATGATGGTGATTGGGTTTGCGGTGAGTActttgtttattgtatttgtgtgCACAAGGCTCATTTGGGCTCGGATATATTTGACTGCGACGAGGCGGTCATTAGCCAGGGCTTCCAGATCTGATGCTGGCATC TTGGAGCGTGGTCTTCACTGTCTTGAGCCTCTCGAGGTATCCAAATTTCCTGTGAAAAAGTATGGAGAACTGTGCTCATCCTCAAAAGAAAATGCTCT GTGCACCGTCTGCCTTTCGGAATACCACAATGAGGATATGCTACGCATCCTGCCTGTCTGTGGACACTCATTTCATTCTGCGTGTATTGACACATGGCTGCACCAGCACATCACGTGCCCTGTTTGTAGAATTTCTCTTCGGGATCTTCCAGAGCGAAAATG GTGCTCGTTGAGATCCAATGACACTCGAATAATGGGCCCAATCCAGGAGAGGGATGGTCCTGATGGTAGAGTCGGTGGCACAATCTTGATTGATCGAGATCGGATGGATAAAGATTCCGTAAATTTGAAAGTCGAGAGCCCGTCGAATCAGTGA
- the LOC140816376 gene encoding uncharacterized RNA-binding protein C1827.05c, whose product MGIKAKKRMMAKNLKKASADISASKKESRDFLPLEGGPARDILKIEDKENKATVLYIGRIPHGFYENEMEGFFKQFGSIKRLRIARNRKTGKSKHFGFIEFESPEVAKVVADCMHNYLMYEHLLQVSLVPPERVHPQLWKGVNRTYKPLDWVQIERRRQDKEKTFEQQQKSVMSVLKRDKKRRKRIEAAGIDYECPEIVGGAHGVPKKIKFDFE is encoded by the exons ATGGGGATAAAAGCTAAGAAGAGAATGATGGCCAAGAATTTGAAGAAGGCCTCTGCTGATATCTCTGCTTCGAAAAAGGAATCACGTGATTTCCTG ccgCTAGAGGGTGGTCCAGCGAGGGATATTCTGAAAATCGAAGATAAAGAGAACAAAGCAACCGTCTTGTATATTGGGAGAATCCCGCACGGATTTTACGAGAATGAGATGGAAG GTTTCTTCAAGCAGTTTGGTTCTATCAAGCGGCTTAGAATTGCAAGGAATAGAAAG ACCGGAAAATCAAAGCATTTTGgattcatcgagttcgagtctCCCGAG GTTGCCAAAGTTGTTGCCGATTGCATGCATAATTATTTAATGTACGAGCATTTATTACAAGTGAGTCTTGTTCCCCCGGAACGTGTTCATCCGCAATT ATGGAAAGGCGTGAACCGCACTTACAAACCCTTGGATTGGGTTCAAATCGAACGGAGACGTCAAGATAAG GAGAAAACTTTTGAACAACAGCAGAAATCGGTGATGTCTGTACTGAAAAGAGATAAGAAAAGACGAAAGCGGATTGAGGCTGCTGGTATTGATTACGAGTGTCCGGAAATT GTGGGTGGCGCCCACGGTGTTCCGAAGAAGATTAAGTTTGATTTCGAATAG
- the LOC140817389 gene encoding uncharacterized protein isoform X1, protein MIFSGINLVMMVIGFAVSTLFIVFVCTRLIWARIYLTATRRSLARASRSDAGILERGLHCLEPLEVSKFPVKKYGELCSSSKENALCTVCLSEYHNEDMLRILPVCGHSFHSACIDTWLHQHITCPVCRISLRDLPERKWYVQPMYSSAIRSQYTMQSINAHHCHCMFHEHRCSLRSNDTRIMGPIQERDGPDGRVGGTILIDRDRMDKDSVNLKVESPSNQ, encoded by the exons atgatattttcagGTATTAATTTGGTGATGATGGTGATTGGGTTTGCGGTGAGTActttgtttattgtatttgtgtgCACAAGGCTCATTTGGGCTCGGATATATTTGACTGCGACGAGGCGGTCATTAGCCAGGGCTTCCAGATCTGATGCTGGCATC TTGGAGCGTGGTCTTCACTGTCTTGAGCCTCTCGAGGTATCCAAATTTCCTGTGAAAAAGTATGGAGAACTGTGCTCATCCTCAAAAGAAAATGCTCT GTGCACCGTCTGCCTTTCGGAATACCACAATGAGGATATGCTACGCATCCTGCCTGTCTGTGGACACTCATTTCATTCTGCGTGTATTGACACATGGCTGCACCAGCACATCACGTGCCCTGTTTGTAGAATTTCTCTTCGGGATCTTCCAGAGCGAAAATGGTACGTGCAACCGATGTATAGTTCTGCTATCCGGTCCCAGTATACCATGCAATCCATCAATGCACATCACTGTCATTGTATGTTTCATGAGCATAGGTGCTCGTTGAGATCCAATGACACTCGAATAATGGGCCCAATCCAGGAGAGGGATGGTCCTGATGGTAGAGTCGGTGGCACAATCTTGATTGATCGAGATCGGATGGATAAAGATTCCGTAAATTTGAAAGTCGAGAGCCCGTCGAATCAGTGA
- the LOC140816300 gene encoding transcriptional activator DEMETER-like codes for MNLGRGMPIPLENKVVKSGEIWVPPTPEKPVVHRSSHVAAEVQQNLVGAESWSDLLGIYTGLLQDETSSRLPPGFNPCSHVGVNRGELNQNVAPIETCNGLPPNLSGTSFIDLNQEYNMQDLTFVETCHRIPRDLNPTSFVGQNRWELEHSPSDVAPAENLRILNQYGAYVQNLDVLPRKVDSLAELMGTNKHPYTTLTNGPPNRPASTMGNSTIINQHSLVRNNGKMHGSSSSILLQNHIWNENRHFGGHNLQQISTNTFPVPYHSDRNLNLSQRLKGASSGITMPLQFEPVTPDLQKQMKNNQPMQVPKFFADDCSTPEKHKKDGAVCSQPSEIIERKHDGLDSNPGTSSTVILTPPNEKIHSDGGNGEIDLNKTPQQRPPKRKKHRPKVIVEGKPKRTPKSAASRNRAVDKNPSEKRKYVRKKGTGTSTTPLTNVAKDVEGSNVGSAVKSCRRVLNFNLENGVEKDSQTTEVGNQTENEERSKVPVNLNLDSPNTEWVTELNKAAKSTQHAIENLYNRVQSANHTPPPELSPLPSTPSPSASKGHTLNVIARSLNARNTNANQNVGQNRHGQLHQLTSGDLVQLVIEANSNEPNLDRMRQPNLRTETQLLEDLVPAKESQGCKRDYSHTVLRQPQAVTLMGSQLWSSNMSHASSDSSKICLNVSETMKKRRIEGIIHGTTSSMSSRITTVEDYTGQMDTKCKSLHAQSSAILLNDGLPNSDIKGQCTSRYQNDEFNKVRCEGYMKSKDFEGKFQQRHTSPHFHAKEKAQKTFDHLAQAQSTDSFATVTNWNMESASERDPTSLGNVVNYHACVSIKRQIAGQTSDKLSGINKVLPQLITHSRGRGRPPKTLKGSQELWRNSPSVDYITDRMKGLNINSSGKEIGREERSALVPYRGDGAIVSSEAFDLIKKRRLRPKVDLDPETNRLWNLLMGKEGSESAETLGDDRQQWLEKERKVLCNRADSFIARMHLVQGDRRFSKWKGSVVDSVIGVFLTQNVSDHLSSSAFMHLAAKFPIKPTAIRESCCLNGQSSLIERQKVRITYPDGTTFYDHRMTREPVYNPSSVTSSESSEYGAEIFTTRGTYILNDQTRKIEEDMISSQSSSESVIIQASEDIRSSSGSNSEAEDQITGGNFSRNHGPSSFHEQDERIAAFQQCQLQVNGSSFPSTRPVPGHQQLENPMHGKFPQLVSSENACTHSFASNVPRYQRPATLPTSSWQNMPKGLEKLEGDILTSGKGSISSMASTDANLTNGTCVENRHYISGQNVEKNFNTQQSGKPKLQPSTADNGILNELFEQQTYASACSRSRKDQHVVNYRKDGTQEAFQQEHMFLTDPTRPAEVSSKPSIDNQKHSENITPEPSEMRQVHSSNGTPSSKIGTKISRVSKQKVEKEKTGSFNWDALRKKVQSETEMRARSADTMDSIDYEAIRNADVFEIAETIKERGMNNMLAERIKDFLNRLVQEHERIDLEWLRDVQPDKVKDYLLSIRGLGLKSVECVRLLTLHNVAFPVDTNVGRIAVRLGWVPLRPLPESLQLHLLELYPVLESIQKYLWPRLCHLDQETLYELHYQMITFGKVFCTKRDPNCNACPMRGECRHFASAYASARLALPGTEGRQVVCSSTTTSANQMSGMTMKPMPLPPPTDNLEKGVDSMRNSEPIIEEPKTPEPPIEVTERDIEDAYYEDPDEIPVIKLNIEEFTSNLQSFILEQKEMQGDMSKALVALSPEFASIPMPKLKNVSRLRTEHQVYELPDLHPILKGLDKREPDDPSPYLLAIWTPGETSDSVKHPESKCESQEGGSMCDKKTCFSCSNTREAEAQTVRGTILIPCRTAMRGSFPLNGTYFQVNEVFADHESSLNPIVVPRSLLWNLPRRTVFFGTSVTTIFKGLTTEGIQYCFWKGFVCVRGFDQKTRAPRPLSSRLHHPASKMVKPNEQR; via the exons ATGAACCTGGGAAGGGGAATGCCAATTCCCCTTGAAAACAAAGTTGTGAAAAGTGGAGAGATTTGGGTTCCTCCAACACCAGAAAAGCCGGTTGTGCACAGATCAAGTCATGTTGCTGCTGAAGTGCAGCAGAATCTGGTGGGAGCAGAAAGTTGGAGCGATTTGCTGGGAATTTACACCGGCCTCCTGCAGGATGAAACTAGCAGTCGGCTGCCTCCAGGATTCAATCCATGTAGTCATGTAGGGGTAAATCGTGGGGAACTTAATCAAAATGTTGCTCCCATAGAAACCTGCAATGGGTTGCCCCCGAATTTAAGTGGAACCAGTTTTATAGATTTGAATCAGGAGTACAACATGCAAGATCTTACCTTTGTTGAGACTTGTCATAGGATTCCTCGGGATTTGAATCCCACCAGTTTTGTAGGGCAGAACCGATGGGAGCTGGAGCATAGTCCTAGCGATGTTGCACCAGCTGAGAATCTCAGAATCTTGAATCAATATGGTGCTTACGTGCAGAATTTAGACGTTCTTCCTCGGAAAGTTGATTCTCTGGCAGAATTAATGGGAACAAATAAACATCCATACACCACTCTAACAAATGGCCCACCTAACAGACCAGCAAGTACTATGGGCAACTCCACCATTATCAATCAACATTCGCTGGTCAGAAACAATGGGAAGATGCATGGTTCGAGCAGTTCAATACTCCTGCAAAATCACATCTGGAATGAAAATCGGCATTTTGGTGGTCACAACCTTCAACAAATTTCTACCA ATACATTTCCAGTCCCTTACCATTCTGACCGTAACCTGAACTTATCTCAAAGATTAAAAGGAGCGTCCTCAGGTATAACCATGCCCCTTCAGTTCGAGCCAGTAACACCAGATCTGCAAAAGCAGATGAAAAACAACCAGCCCATGCAAGTACCAAAGTTCTTTGCAGACGACTGCTCGACTCCAGAAAAACATAAGAAAGATGGCGCTGTCTGCAGTCAGCCTTCTGAAATAATTGAGAGAAAGCATGATGGATTGGACAGCAATCCGGGCACATCATCTACAGTCATTTTGACACCACCTAATGAAAAGATTCATTCCGATGGTGGAAATGGAGAAATTGATCTGAACAAGACGCCGCAGCAAAGACCACCCAAAAGGAAAAAACATCGACCAAAAGTAATAGTGGAAGGAAAACCCAAAAGAACTCCCAAGTCTGCTGCTTCAAGGAATAGAGCTGTCGATAAAAATCCCTCCGAAAAAAGAAAGTATGTGCGCAAAAAGGGCACCGGAACTTCAACAACTCCATTAACTAATGTTGCAAAGGATGTTGAAGGATCCAATGTTGGGTCCGCAGTAAAATCATGCAGGAGAGTACTGAACTTTAACTTAGAAAATGGAGTAGAAAAGGACAGCCAGACAACGGAAGTTGGTAACCAGACAGAGAACGAAGAAAGAAGCAAGGTTCCTGTAAATTTGAACTTGGATTCTCCTAATACAGAATGGGTCACAGAATTGAACAAGGCAGCCAAATCTACACAACATGCAATAGAGAATTTATACAATCGTGTCCAATCAGCAAATCATACCCCACCTCCAGAGTTGTCGCCGCTTCCGTCTACACCTTCACCATCTGCCTCAAAGGGCCATACTTTGAATGTCATAGCAAGGAGTTTGAATGCGCGAAATACTAATGCCAACCAAAATGTTGGCCAAAATAGACACGGTCAATTGCATCAACTTACTAGTGGAGACCTCGTTCAGCTTGTCATCGAGGCAAATTCCAATGAACCAAACCTAGACAGAATGAGGCAACCGAACCTTCGTACTGAGACTCAACTTTTGGAAGATTTGGTGCCTGCCAAAGAGAGTCAGGGATGCAAAAGAGATTATTCCCACACTGTGCTAAGACAACCTCAAGCTGTCACCTTGATGGGATCTCAACTGTGGTCTTCTAACATGAGTCATGCTAGCAGTGATAGCAGCAAAATATGTCTAAATGTTTCAGAGACTATGAAAAAAAGGAGGATTGAAGGCATAATTCATGGAACCACATCCAGCATGTCTTCTAGGATTACAACTGTTGAAGATTACACAGGACAAATGGACACAAAGTGTAAGAGTCTCCATGCACAGAGCTCCGCAATTCTCCTGAATGATGGATTACCAAATTCTGACATTAAAGGACAGTGCACCTCCAGATATCAAAACGATGAATTCAACAAGGTCCGTTGTGAGGGGTACATGAAGTCCAAAGATTTCGAAGGCAAGTTTCAGCAGCGACATACTTCACCTCATTTTCATGCGAAAGAAAAGGCACAGAAAACATTTGATCACCTCGCTCAAGCACAGAGCACCGATTCTTTTGCTACAGTCACTAACTGGAATATGGAGTCTGCATCCGAAAGAGATCCTACTAGTCTAGGAAATGTAGTAAATTATCATGCTTGTGTGTCAATCAAGAGACAAATTGCTGGACAAACATCAGACAAATTGTCCGGTATAAATAAAGTGTTGCCGCAATTGATCACACACTCAAGAGGTCGTGGACGTCCGCCTAAGACACTCAAAG GGTCACAAGAACTGTGGAGAAATTCACCTTCAGTTGATTATATCACAGACCGTATGAAAGGTCTAAACATCAATAGCAGTGGCAAGGAAATTGGTCGGGAAGAGCGAAGTGCGCTTGTTCCATATAGAGGAGATGGTGCTATTGTTTCTTCTGAAGCATTTGATCTGATCAAAAAGCGCCGGCTGCGACCTAAAGTGGATCTTGATCCAGAGACAAATAGGCTGTGGAACCTTTTAATGGGTAAGGAAGGAAGTGAAAGTGCAGAAACATTGGGGGACGATAGACAACAATGGTTggagaaagaaagaaaagtcCTCTGTAATCGAGCAGACTCATTCATCGCAAGGATGCATCTAGTTCAAG GAGACAGGCGATTTTCCAAATGGAAAGGATCAGTTGTTGACTCGGTGATAGGAGTGTTCCTCACACAAAATGTTTCAGATCATCTTTCAAG CTCTGCTTTCATGCATCTAGCAGCCAAGTTCCCAATAAAACCAACAGCCATAAGAGAATCATGCTGCCTAAATGGACAAAGTTCACTGATTGAAAGACAAAAAGTTCGCATAACATATCCAGATGGGACAACGTTTTATGATCATAGAATGACAAGGGAACCAGTGTATAACCCCAGCTCTGTGACTTCCAGTGAATCATCTGAATACGGAGCAGAAATTTTCACAACCAGAGGAACCTATATATTAAATGATCAGACCAGAAAAATTGAGGAAGACATGATTTCATCGCAAAGTTCTTCAGAATCTGTTATTATTCAAGCCTCTGAAGATATCAGATCCAGTTCAGGATCAAATTCAGAAGCAGAAGATCAAATAACTGGGGGAAATTTCAGCAGAAACCATGGTCCTTCAAGTTTTCATGAGCAGGATGAAAGAATTGCTGCATTCCAGCAGTGTCAGTTACAAGTTAATGGAAGTTCATTTCCAAGTACAAGACCCGTGCCTGGTCACCAGCAACTTGAAAATCCAATGCACGGAAAATTTCCTCAGCTGGTCAGCAGTGAAAATGCATGCACTCATTCATTTGCTTCCAATGTGCCGCGTTATCAGAGACCTGCTACCCTGCCCACTAGTTCCTGGCAGAACATGCCAAAAGGTTTGGAAAAATTGGAAGGGGACATTCTCACATCTGGAAAAGGAAGCATATCTTCTATGGCTTCAACAGATGCCAATCTTACTAATGGAACGTGTGTAGAAAACAGACATTATATTTCAGGACAGAATGTTGAAAAGAATTTTAACACTCAACAGTCGGGAAAACCAAAATTACAGCCATCAACAGCGGACAATGGCATTTTGAATGAACTTTTTGAACAACAAACTTATGCATCAGCGTGTTCTCGGAGCAGAAAAGACCAACATGTTGTCAATTATAGGAAAGATGGAACCCAGGAGGCCTTTCAGCAAGAACACATGTTTCTGACGGACCCCACTAGACCGGCTGAAGTGTCCAGTAAACCATCAATTG ATAATCAGAAGCACTCCGAAAATATAACACCTGAACCATCAGAAATGAGACAAGTGCATTCCTCGAACGGTACTCCATCCAGTAAGATTGGCACCAAAATTTCACGTGTAAGCAAGCAAAAGGTTGAGAAGGAAAAGACAGGCTCATTTAACTGGGATGCCTTAAGAAAGAAGGTGCAATCAGAGACTGAAATGAGAGCCAGAAGCGCCGACACAATGGACTCCATAGATTATGAAGCAATACGAAATGCTGATGTTTTTGAGATAGCTGAAACAATCAAGGAAAGGGGAATGAATAACATGCTAGCAGAGCGAATTAAG GATTTTCTCAATCGACTCGTTCAAGAGCATGAAAGAATTGACCTTGAATGGCTGAGAGATGTTCAGCCAGACAAAGTCAA GGATTATCTATTAAGTATACGAGGATTGGGCTTAAAGAGTGTGGAATGTGTACGCTTATTAACACTTCATAATGTCGCTTTTCCA GTTGACACAAATGTTGGACGGATTGCTGTGCGACTTGGTTGGGTTCCTCTCCGACCTCTTCCTGAGTCACTCCAATTGCATCTCCTTGAACT ATATCCAGTTTTGGAATCAATTCAGAAATATCTTTGGCCCAGACTCTGCCATCTGGATCAAGAAACCTT GTACGAGCTGCATTACCAAATGATAACATTTGGAAAG GTTTTCTGCACAAAGAGAGACCCAAACTGTAATGCATGTCCAATGAGGGGCGAATGCCGACATTTTGCAAGTGCTTATGCAAG CGCAAGACTCGCTCTTCCAGGGACAGAGGGGAGACAAGTAGTCTGTTCATCCACTACAACAAGTGCTAACCAAATGTCGGGCATGACAATGAAGCCTATGCCACTTCCTCCACCTACGGACAATTTGGAGAAAGGGGTGGATTCAATGAGAAACAGTGAACCAATCATTGAGGAACCAAAAACCCCAGAGCCACCCATAGAAGTGACAGAAAGAGACATCGAGGATGCATATTATGAGGATCCTGATGAAATCCCAGTCATAAAGCTCAATATAGAAGAATTTACATCAAATTTGCAGAGCTTTATCCTAGAACAAAAGGAAATGCAAGGAGACATGTCCAAAGCCTTAGTTGCTCTAAGTCCAGAGTTTGCTTCTATACCAATGCCCAAACTGAAGAACGTGAGTCGACTGCGGACAGAGCATCAAGT CTATGAACTCCCAGATTTACATCCCATACTGAAAGGG ctTGACAAACGAGAACCTGATGATCCAAGTCCATACCTTCTTGCTATATGGACACCAG GTGAGACATCAGACTCAGTTAAACATCCTGAAAGTAAATGCGAATCTCAGGAAGGAGGTAGCATGTGCGACAAGAAAACATGCTTTTCTTGCAGCAACACAAGAGAAGCAGAGGCCCAAACAGTTAGGGGCACGATCCTG ATACCTTGCAGGACAGCAATGAGAGGAAGTTTCCCGCTCAATGGCACATATTTCCAGGTCAATGAG GTTTTCGCGGATCATGAATCCAGTCTGAATCCTATCGTTGTTCCAAGAAGTTTGTTATGGAACCTGCCAAGACGGACAGTGTTCTTTGGGACCTCTGTCACAACTATATTCAAAG GCCTGACAACTGAAGGTATCCAGTACTGCTTCTGGAAAG GGTTCGTATGCGTCAGAGGTTTTGACCAGAAAACTAGAGCACCAAGACCGCTAAGTTCCAGATTGCATCATCCTGCAAGTAAGATGGTTAAGCCTAATGAGCAACGATAG
- the LOC140816826 gene encoding cytochrome P450 77A2-like: protein MDSLSSSPLSPYYHLIFTAFAFLLSGLIFLVTYKSQSKKLNLPPGPPGWPVVGNLFQVAGSGKQFFQYVRDLLPEYGPIFTLKMGTRTMIIISSADLAYEALIVKGQIFASRPRENPTRTIFSCNKFTVNASLYGPVWRSLRRNMVQNGLSATRLKEFRNAREMAMEKLVDRLKNEAAANNGAVWVLKNARFAVFCILLSMCFGVEMDEEMIEKVDQMMKTVLIVLDPRLDDYLPLLSPFFSKQRKRVQEVRQQQIETLVPLIEKRREALRNPELHKNAASFSYLDTLFDLKIEGRKSSPSDAEIVTLCSEFLNGGTDTTGTGIEWAVARLIENPKIQSRLYEEIKSTVGENKKVDEKDIEKMPYLNAVVKELLRKHPPTYFSLTHAVTEPAKLAGYDIPTDANVEFFLPGISEDPKIWSDPEKFDPERFFPGREDADITGVTGVKMMPFGVGRRICPGLSMATVHVNLMLARMVQEFEWSGYPDENGKVDLSEKLEFTVVMKNSLRAKIKPRALSLVYFKD from the coding sequence ATGGATTCACTCTCGTCTTCCCCGCTTTCTCCTTACTACCATCTCATTTTCACAGCTTTCGCTTTCCTTCTCTCCGGTTTGATTTTCTTGGTTACGTATAAGTCTCAGTCCAAGAAGCTGAACTTACCGCCGGGGCCGCCGGGATGGCCGGTCGTGGGAAACCTGTTTCAGGTGGCGGGGTCAGGGAAACAGTTCTTTCAGTATGTTCGGGACCTTTTACCTGAATATGGCCCGATCTTTACTTTGAAAATGGGGACAAGGACCATGATTATAATCAGCAGTGCGGATTTAGCTTACGAAGCTTTGATCGTGAAAGGTCAAATCTTTGCCAGCCGGCCGAGGGAGAACCCGACGAGGACAATCTTCAGTTGCAACAAATTCACCGTCAACGCCAGCCTCTACGGCCCTGTATGGAGATCCTTGCGGCGGAACATGGTTCAGAACGGGCTCAGCGCCACCAGGCTGAAAGAATTCCGGAACGCGAGAGAGATGGCAATGGAGAAACTTGTCGACAGGCTGAAGAATGAAGCGGCGGCCAATAACGGCGCAGTTTGGGTTCTCAAAAACGCACGATTCGCCGTGTTCTGCATACTCTTATCCATGTGCTTTGGGGTCGAAATGGACGAGGAAATGATCGAGAAAGTGGATCAAATGATGAAAACTGTGCTCATTGTTCTCGATCCAAGATTGGACGACTATCTACCCCTTCTAAGCCCATTTTTCTCCAAACAAAGGAAAAGGGTACAAGAAGTAAGGCAACAACAGATCGAAACTCTAGTCCCATTAATCGAGAAGCGCCGCGAAGCACTTCGAAATCCAGAATTGCACAAAAACGCCGCTTCATTTTCATACCTCGACACCCTCTTCGACCTCAAAATCGAAGGCCGCAAATCATCCCCGTCTGACGCGGAGATCGTGACCCTCTGCTCCGAGTTCTTAAACGGCGGGACCGACACCACCGGCACGGGCATCGAATGGGCCGTCGCTAGACTCATCGAGAACCCCAAAATCCAATCAAGATTGTACGAGGAGATCAAGTCCACAGTAGGAGAAAACAAGAAAGTTGACGAGAAAGATATCGAGAAGATGCCGTACTTAAACGCCGTCGTAAAGGAGCTCTTGCGCAAGCACCCCCCAACCTATTTTTCACTAACTCATGCAGTTACCGAACCCGCTAAGCTAGCCGGGTACGACATCCCAACGGATGCAAATGTTGAGTTCTTCCTACCGGGTATTTCGGAGGATCCGAAGATATGGTCCGACCCGGAGAAATTCGACCCCGAAAGATTCTTCCCGGGACGGGAGGATGCCGATATTACCGGCGTAACGGGCGTAAAGATGATGCCTTTCGGCGTGGGGAGGAGGATCTGCCCCGGTTTGAGCATGGCCACGGTCCATGTGAATTTGATGCTGGCCCGAATGGTTCAAGAATTCGAGTGGTCGGGTTACCCGGATGAAAATGGTAAAGTGGATCTTAGTGAGAAGCTGGAGTTCACTGTAGTGATGAAAAATAGCCTGAGGGCCAAGATCAAGCCAAGGGCACTATCCCTCGTCTATTTTAAAGACTAA